A genomic window from Montipora capricornis isolate CH-2021 chromosome 8, ASM3666992v2, whole genome shotgun sequence includes:
- the LOC138014167 gene encoding uncharacterized protein has translation MIFENSLPKANFGQNIRDSPNGSLTADSRSLQTATLKSSIFSVKRADAAADLAAKQIELDAFQAKAKHKEVTARLEAELARRKALLEQMEINEQIQMANARLNAYQEIDKEEEEASFVENQPVAEDERNMSIEPYHKHLYQQPYNPRIESTPRSDNTAASAAAIAAAITDSISMSRLPVPEPIIFKGDPIEYSDWKSSFYALVDRKCISASDKMYYLRRYIEGPAEEAICGLFLHGSKEAYDRAWKILDERFGNPFVITKGVPK, from the exons atgatttttgaaaatagtcTACCCAAGGCTAACTTTGGGCAAAATATCAGGGATTCGCCAAATGGGTCGCTGACCGCCGATTCTCGATCCTTACAGACAGCCACTCTTAAGTCCTCTATCTTCAGCGTTAAAAGAGCCGATGCTGCTGCAGATCTGGCTGCGAAACAAATTGAACTCGATGCTTTTCAAGccaaggcaaaacacaaagaagTAACCGCAAGATTGGAAGCAGAACTCGCTCGACGAAAGGCACTGTTGGAACAAATGGAAATAAACGAACAAATTCAAATGGCGAATGCAAGacttaatgcatatcaagagattgataaagaagaagaagaagcgaGCTTCGTTGAAAATCAACCCGTTGCCGAAGATGAAAGAAATATGAGCAT CGAGCCTTATCATAAACATTTGTACCAGCAACCCTACAACCCTCGAATTGAATCAACACCAAGATCAGACAACACGGCTGCCAGCGCAGCAGCAATCGCCGCCGCGATCACAGATTCCATCAGCATGAGTCGCCTTCCAGTACCAGAGCCAATTATTTTCAAGGGCGATCCCATTGAGTATTCAGATTGGAAGTCCTCCTTCTATGCTCTTGTAGATCGTAAATGTATATCAGCAAGTGACAAGATGTATTATTTAAGAAGATATATAGAAGGGCCTGCCGAAGAAGCTATTTGCGGTCTCTTTTTACATGGTTCTAAAGAAGCGTATGATCGCGCGTGGAAGATACTAGACGAAAGATTTGGCAACCCTTTCGTCATAACTAAAGGCGTACCGAAGTAA
- the LOC138060581 gene encoding uncharacterized protein yields MQEPRKKLNEYLVLKNIPPITQPWMEWDKAGESTKKRYTKRTVEIFSSVLQDLTPNYAGSLWQAVVSSPAMNKALKLDELSQTSKNYLQALAEAYGKAQGWETRRQILSIMSGVASFNDISRFIPGLTRYRYSLANLHRLQYGSGAPTTHHPSPRIKVDLKQLDHFLSYITSPHLVQDLPFGQKTLKLSSGHLVEIPNVIRTMIPQRIARQYAQYCHETGFKPFSERTMLRVLEECKASVRKSLQGLDYVAADGARAFEDLENLVRRLGELGLGKEWELQYVELLKGSKLYLKSDFKVHVCSSSEIASHCSVFALSDSTSPDLQQQCSHKHEECCEQCEILHSTLQNISSAVERASFATQDDKEEALFLVNASVLAIQSWKCHLLRSAHQDQARLDAIDALDQETVFIVNDWAMKFLPHRYRESQTDWFGKRGLSWHISVVYRRKEEELQWQAFIHAVQSCSQGSSAVASIMHHVLETLKHEHPEINKAYFRQDNAGCYHSTRTILACREMAASTGVKVVRVDFSDPQGGKGAADRLAASCKRHIRAFIDEGNDVCTADELKDALLSHGGLKGVRVVSLDTIIETPDSGQTITGITKLNNFEFSCTESVTCWRAYCVGRGKIINPGSSSSPRYQVLQKSFSEGDFTSFRCKSEKQVGQTASTSATVAEPSGVISEDSDLSTGVYSCPQDGCVRVFQRVSALEKHLSVEKCSRSPEKYSLMDLAKMGYKTHLEEGVGILPSLKAPVAHQEGHFVPNEGWALRAAKKAYRFSEKQKSYLLAKFSIGQTTGRKLDAEVVAREMRRARGADGVRLFQSSEFLTSLQIASFFSRQSATLRQKDPADEADIRASQEEANFSAAKEVVETIQLNHPLVYDQYNLCEMALSGNLKVLKLPMLQRLCEDLGLDAPVPPVRKKAPYLALLEEIAKKCTCRK; encoded by the exons ATGCAAGAACCTCGTAAAAAGTTGAACGAATATCTGGTTTTGAAGAACATCCCGCCAATAACTCAGCCCTGGATGGAATGGGATAAAGCTGGAGAGAGCACTAAGAAGAGATACACCAAAAGGACAGTGGAGATCTTTTCTTCAGTCCTACAAGATCTTACACCTAATTATGCAGGTTCTCTTTGGCAAGCGGTCGTCTCGTCCCCTGCCATGAACAAAGCTCTTAAACTCGATGAATTATCACAAACGTCCAAGAATTATCTTCAGGCCTTAGCAGAGGCATACGGTAAAGCTCAAGGGTGGGAGACAAGAAGGCAGATCTTGTCTATCATGTCAGGCGTTGCCAGCTTCAATGATATTTCAAGATTTATACCAGGCTTAACTAGATATCGCTATAGCTTGGCCAACCTGCATCGCTTACAGTATGGTAGCGGGGCTCCCACAACGCACCACCCTTCGCCGAGGATAAAGGTTGATCTGAAGCAACTTGACCATTTTTTATCGTATATAACAAGTCCGCATTTGGTGCAGGATCTACCATTTGGGCAGAAAACGTTGAAACTCTCTTCTGGCCACCTGGTTGAGATACCAAACGTCATAAGGACGATGATACCCCAAAGAATAGCACGTCAGTACGCTCAGTACTGCCACGAAACTGGCTTTAAACCATTCAGTGAGCGTACTATGCTTCGTGTATTGGAGGAATGCAAGGCCTCGGTCCGAAAATCTCTCCAAGGACTTGACTACGTGGCCGCAGACGGTGCGCGTGCCTTTGAAGACTTAGAGAATTTAGTCCGCCGACTTGGAGAGCTCGGTCTCGGGAAAGAGTGGGAGTTGCAGTACGTGGAATTGCTCAAGGGTTCAAAATTATACCTTAAAAGTGATTTTAAG GTCCACGTGTGTTCTTCATCTGAGATTGCGAGTCATTGCAGTGTGTTTGCCTTAAGTGACTCCACCAGTCCTGATCTGCAGCAGCAGTGTAGCCACAAACACGAAGAATGCTGTGAGCAATGTGAGATCCTGCACTCAACTCTTCAGAACATTTCCTCTGCAGTAGAAAGAGCATCGTTTGCCACGCAAGATGACAAAGAAGAGGCCCTGTTCTTAGTCAACGCTTCTGTGCTTGCCATCCAGTCATGGAAATGTCATCTGCTGAGGTCGGCTCACCAGGACCAGGCTCGTTTGGACGCTATCGACGCTCTTGATCAGGAGACAGTTTTTATCGTCAACGACTGGGCGATGAAGTTTCTTCCTCATAGATACCGTGAGTCCCAAACGGACTGGTTTGGCAAGCGTGGGTTATCATGGCACATATCGGTGGTGTACAGACGGAAGGAGGAGGAACTACAGTGGCAAGCCTTTATCCACGCAGTTCAGTCCTGCAGCCAGGGGAGTTCAGCTGTGGCATCCATAATGCATCATGTCTTGGAAACACTCAAGCACGAGCACCCTGAGATAAACAAAGCCTACTTCAGACAAGACAACGCAGGCTGTTACCACTCCACTCGCACGATACTAGCTTGCAGAGAGATGGCAGCAAGCACTGGAGTAAAAGTAGTCCGCGTAGATTTTAGCGATCCCCAAGGCGGAAAAGGGGCAGCAGACCGGCTGGCTGCAAGCTGTAAAAGGCATATCAGGGCGTTTATTGATGAAGGCAATGATGTTTGCACTGCCGATGAGCTTAAAGACGCATTATTATCGCATGGTGGATTGAAAGGTGTAAGAGTTGTTTCCCTTGATACGATCATCGAAACACCTGACAGTGGGCAAACTATTACTGGCATTACAAAACTGAACAATTTTGAGTTTAGCTGTACAGAGTCTGTTACCTGTTGGCGTGCGTATTGTGTTGGTCGCGGAAAAATCATCAATCCAGGATCTTCATCAA GTCCTCGATACCAAGTACTTCAGAAATCATTCTCCGAAGGAGATTTTACTTCCTTCCGATGTAAATCTGAAAAACAGGTTGGACAGACAGCTTCAACATCAGCAACTGTGGCCGAGCCATCTGGTGTCATTTCGGAAGACAGTGACCTATCCACAGGGGTTTATTCCTGTCCTCAAGACGGCTGCGTTCGTGTGTTCCAAAGAGTGTCTGCTTTAGAGAAACATCTGTCTGTAGAAAAATGTTCCCGATCCCCGGAGAAATATTCTCTAATGGATTTAGCGAAAATGGGGTACAAGACCCATTTGGAAGAAGGTGTTGGCATATTGCCCTCTCTTAAAGCCCCAGTTGCTCACCAGGAGGGTCACTTTGTACCAAATGAGGGATGGGCCCTCAGAGCAGCAAAGAAGGCGTATAGATTCAGCGAAAAGCAAAAGTCTTACTTACTGGCGAAATTCTCTATCGGTCAAACAACGGGCCGTAAGCTTGACGCCGAGGTTGTGGCGAGGGAAATGAGACGCGCCCGTGGAGCAGATGGTGTGCGACTTTTCCAGTCCTCAGAATTCCTAACCAGTTTGCAGATTGCGTCCTTCTTCTCAAGGCAAAGCGCTACACTACGGCAAAAGGACCCAGCAGATGAAGCCGATATCCGGGCATCTCAAGAGGAAGCTAACTTTAGTGCAGCGAAGGAGGTCGTTGAAACTATTCAGCTCAACCATCCTCTGGTATACGATCAGTACAACCTATGTGAGATGGCGCTCAGTGGTAACTTGAAAGTCCTCAAGCTACCGATGCTTCAGCGCTTGTGCGAGGATCTCGGCCTTGATGCACCTGTCCCGCCTGTGCGCAAGAAGGCTCCATACTTGGCACTCTTAGAGGAAATAGCCAAAAAGTGCACATGCCGAAAGTAA